The genomic segment CGCTCGACCTACGAGGAACACCTCCGGAAGGCGGAGAACAAGCTCATGGCGAACGCCGGGACGTACCTGCGGTTAGTGACGACGGGAACTGACAGGGACCCGCTGGGAACCGACCGGACGGATCGGCCCGAACAGCGCGCGGACTGATCGCTCTCCGAACCCATCCCGTTCGACGGCTCGCTTTACAGTCGACGGCGAGGCCCGGCACGGCGGACGAGTCGTTCCCGTCAGCGTACGGAAAAGCGCGCGTGAGGACGGGTGCGATGAGTGCAGCGAACCGAGCCCATCGGTTTACGTCCGCCGTCGTGGCAGTGAGGTGGTGACGGAGGGACATGATACGAAACGCCTTCGCGACAGATCCGCCGACCGGAACCGGCTCGTCGATGCTGATCGACCGACACTTGCCGGAGTACGACGTCACGACGATTCGGCACGCGGTCGTCGAGGCCGACCCCGAGACGACGTACGAGGCGATTCTCACCGCCGACCTGCTGGACACCGGGCCGATCGTCCGCGCCCTCGGAGCGCTGCGAAACGCACCGACGGTGATCGCGCGCCGGATTCGAGGGAATTCCGGGGCGCCACCGCCCGATCGGATGCGGTTCATCGACGTTCCTGAGACCGACGAGTGGATGCTGCTCGACGAAACGTATGGCGAGGAGTTCGTCTTCGGCGCGATCGGAAAATTTTGGCGACCGGCGATCGAGTGGCGACAGGTGGCGTCCGACGAGTTCTCGGCGTTCGATGAGCCTGGGTACGCGAAACTCGCGATCGGCCTGTCCGTCCGGCCGTACGGCGAGGATTGGACGCTGTTATCCTACGAGGCGCGCACTGCGACGACCGACGACCGCGCCCGCCGGAACTTCCGCCGGTACTGGCGCGTCATCGGTCCGTTTGCGGGCTACCTGATGTCGCGCACGCTCGAGCGCATCGCGGCCGACGCGGAAGCCCATAGGAGTCGGAAATCGCCGGAGGCGGATACTGCCGCCGGAGACGAAAACCAAGCTGGCTCGAGCCGACTCGTCCGAGGCACCGTCGCGACCGCCGCGCTCCTCGCCGCGAGCGCGTACCACGTCGCGATACGCCCCTGGCACCGTCGCTGGGGCACGACTGAAGGCGAAGCGCGAGGTCCTCTTCCGGGTGACGATCTCCTCCCGACTGCGACGGATCAGGTCACTCACGCGATCGAGATCGACGCGCCAGCCGAGTCGGTCTGGCCGTGGCTCGTCCAGATCGGGCAGGGTCGCGGCGGCTTCTACAGCTATGACTGGCTCGAGCGGGCCGTCGGCGCGGACATTCACAACGTCGACCGGATCGTCCCGGAGTACCAGGACCTCGAGGAGAGGGACATTGTTCGGTTAGCGCCCGAGGACGACGCCGTCTCTTCGCCCGAGTCTGCACCGGAGGTCGCACGATTCGATCCCGAACGAGCGCTCGTCCTCAGACCGCCCGGCGAGTCGCCGGCGTGGACGTGGGCGTTCGTGCTCGAGCCGAGCGACGAGGGGCGGACGCGACTGTTCGCCCGCGCGCGATCGAACCCGGAGCGGTCGTCGATCGGACCGCAGACGACGCCACTCCGCACGGCGATCGACTACTGCGTCTGGGAGCCGGCCCATTTCGTCATGGAGCGGAAGATGCTTCGCGGGATCAAACGCCGTGCCGAACGGGTCGGACGGACGACGGCGGATGCGAGCGTGTGACGCCACCGGGCGTAACTATCGCACCTTCGCCGCGTTACTCCACCGGCCGGCCAGGACTCGACAACAGCGAGTCGAACACCTTTCGCTGCGCCTTCCGGAGGTGCTGGTTGAACGACGTCGACCGGAAGCCCCGCCAGGTACTCCTCGAGCAGCGAGACGATCTCGCGCGTGTCGCCAGGCGGATTCGTCGTGTCGACAGCCAGCAGATCGAACGCGAGGTCGATCAGGTCTGCGCGGTAATCGGCGACGTAGGTCTCGAGGTCGTCGGAGTCGTCGGCCATCGTCGTCATCGGCTCGTCACTCGAGTTTCCCGTTGAGAACCTTCGCCGCCGTGAGGATCGGATCCCAGACGGGGCTGAAGGGCGGCGCGTACGCCAGATCCGCGTTCTGCAGTTCGGAGACGGTCATTCCGCTCGTCAGCGCCGTCGCGACCGTGTCGATACGCTTCGCACCCTCGCGGCCGACGACGGTGCCGCCGAGCAGCCTGCCGCTCTCGCGATCGGCGACCAGCGTGACCGTGAGCTCCGCGCCGTCGGGATAGTAGTGAGCGCGGGTCGACGCCGAAATCGTCACGGAAACGGGATCGAATCCAGCCTCGCGCGCTCGGTCCTCGTCGATGATACCGGTCCGAGCGGCCCCGAGGTCGAACGCCTTCACGATCGCGGTGCCCGCGATTTCGCCGACCAGCGTCGGGTCGCCGATGACGGTCTGACCGATCGCTCGTCCCGCGCGGTTGGCGGTCAGCGCCAGCGGGACGTGGTCCGGTTCGCCGGTCACGACGTGGGTCGCTTCGGCGTTGTCGCCCGCCGCGTAGACGTTCTCGTAGTTCGTGCGCCCGTATTCGTCGGTCGCGACGGCCCCGGTCGGACCGAGTTCGATCCCGGCCGCCTCGGCGAGGTCGACGTTGGGCGCCACGCCGACGCCGACGATCGCGACGTCGGCGGGAACGGTCTCGTCCTCGAGTCGAACGCCGTCGATTCGCTCGTCGCCGACGAAGCCCGAGACGGCCGTCTCGAGGTGGAGTTCGACGCCCTGCTCGCGCAGGTGCTCCTCGACGACCTCGGCGACGGCCTCGCCGAACGGCTGGAGCACGTGGGGGAGCATCTCGTAGAGGTGGACGTCGACGCCGCGAGCCGACAGCGCCTCTGCCATCTCGATCCCGACGTAGCCACCGCCGACGATCGCTGCCGTCTCGGTGTCCCGTTCGGAGACGTAGTTCACGATGGCGTCGGCCTCGTCCATGTCGTGGATGGTGAACACGCCCTCGAGTCCCAGCTCCTCGAACGGCGGTTCGATCGCGCTCGCGCCGGTCGCGACGAGGAGGTCGTCGTAGGACTGCTCGTACGTCTCGTCGGCCGTTTCAACCGTCACCGTCTCGCGTTCGGGGTCGATATCGACCACTTCCGCGCCCGTACGCAGATCGACGTCGCGTTCCTCGCGGAACTCCTCGGGCGTCACGGTGACGAGGTCGTCCAGCTCCTCGACTTCCCCCTTCACGTAGTAGGGCATCCCGCAAGCGGCGTAGGAGACCCACTCGCCCTTCTCGAAGACGATCACCTCTCGCTCCGGATCCTCGCGTTTCGCCTTACTCGCGGCGCTCATTCCCGCGGCATCACCGCCGATTACGACGAACGTGTCGTTCATGCGTAGTGAGATGACTGACAGCGTCTAAAGTATTTATGTGAATTCCCAATATCATACAATACAATTGAGTCACAATTCGTGTGGCAGTCGCCACTGCTCATCGCCCGGTGATCACGCGACGGCCCACGACGCCGCGATCGGCCGTTCACTCGAGGTCCGCGGTTCGCTCCGCGTCCGATACCTGCGTCTCCCGATCCGCATTGCGGGTCGAACAGGCACAGCCCGACCGAAGCCGGAACAGGAGTCCGACGGCGCCGAGGACCGCGAAAATCACCACGCCCTGTGCGATCCCGGCCGCCAGTCCGACGGTCGTTCCGCCGGTCACGGCGGCGGTCCCGGGTCCGATACAACAGAGGCTCGCGAGCCCCGCGAGCCCGAGCAGCGACCGCCGAGAGGAGGTGTCCGAATCCATAACTGACCTTCCGGAAGCGAGACAAATACGCATTCGGACGATTTTCCGAGCCAGCGAATGCGAGCTCGAGGCACCCCGAGCGTCCGTCCCTCGCGACCGGCACGCCAGAACTCGACACGACGAAGCGGGACTGTGAGCCGCCTCGAGCGATCGTCGCCGTCCGATCGCCGACGGTTCGCGGTCGTCCGACGAACCTTGCATTCGTAGCTATTCTCCGATCGCACTTTCGATTCCAAACCGAAACCGGAGATATATCCCGAATCGGGACGTACGGTACCCATGCGAGACCTCGACGAAACCGATATGGAGATTCTGCGTCTGCTCGGTGAGGACGCCAGACGACCGTTCAGCGACATCGCCGAGCAGGTCGGACTCTCCGGCCCGGCCGTCTCGGATCGCGTCCAGCGACTACAAGAGGCGGGCGTCATCAATCGCTTTACCGTCGACGTCGATCACTCGCAACTCCGGGCCGGCGTCCCGGTATTCGTTCGGTTATCGGGCGCAATCGGCTCCGTCGACGACCTCAGAGATCGGATCGACGGCGCCGACGCGGTCGAACACGTGTTCGTCACCGCGGACGGTGAACTCTGGTTTTACGCCCGTGTACAGGTCGGAAACGTTCGCCAGTGGCTCGACGGGCTGGTCGGCGATGGCGATGACGGCGACGATATCGACTACGCGGTAACGTTGATCGACGAGGTCGAGTGGCACCCCTCGCTCGACGGAACCGAGTTCGCGCTCACCTGCGCCGAGTGCGGCAACACCGTCGACAACGAAGGCGAGTCGACGAGCATCGACGGGCAACTGTATCACTTCTGCTGCCCGTCGTGTTTGAGTCGGTTCGAGGATCGCTACGCCCGTCTCGAGGAGAACGCGTAATTAGTTCGGATTCGAAAGAACGGTTCGCCGCCTCCTTTGAATTTCTATCAGAAATAGAGGTAAGTGGAGGCCCCTTACGAGACGATAGTGACTCAACGAACCACTCGCCTCGAGATCCAGGGGATGAGCTGCGCGAACTGTTCGCAGTCGATCACCGACGCCCTCGAGGGCATTGACGGGGTCTCGGAGGCGAGCATCAACTTCGCCACGGACGAGGGCTCCGTCGAGTACGATCCGGGGGAAGTATCGCTCGGGGAGATCTACGACGCGATTGACGACGCCGGCTACCACGCCGAGTCCGCCACTGCCTCGATCGGGATCGCCGACATGACGTGTGCGAACTGCGCCGACACCAACGAGGAGGCGCTTGAGCTGGTGCCCGGCGTCATCGAGGCGGAAGCGAACTACGCGACCGACGAGGCCCAGGTCGAGTTCAACCCCGCAGACGTCTCGCGGTCGGAGCTCTACGACACGGTCGAGGAGGCGGGCTACACGCCGATCCGCGACGACGACGGCGCCGAGGAGTCGGACCAGGAACGGCGCGACGCAGCCCGTCAGGAGGAGATTGACAAACAGCTCCGCCTGACGCTCTTCGGGGCGGCGCTATCGGCGCCGTTCCTGCTCTTCCTGACCGATCGGTTCCTGCTCGGCGGGAGCGTCTTCCCCGAGACCGTCTTCGGCCTCGAGTTCGAGTGGATCGGATTCCTGCTCGCGACGCCCGTCCAGCTCGTCCTCGGCAAACCGTTCTACGAGAACTCCTACAAGGCGATCGTGAAGAACGGCCGGGCGAACATGGACGTGCTCATCGCGCTTGGCTCGTCGACGGCGTACGTCTACAGCGTCGCCGTCCTACTCGGGCTGGTCGCGGGAGAGACGTACTTTGACACCGCGGCGCTGATCCTCGTGTTCATCACGCTCGGGAACTACCTCGAGGCCCGCTCGAAGGGGCAGGCCGGCGACGCCCTTCGGAAGCTCCTCGAGATGGAGGCCGAGACGGCCACGATCGTCGACGAGGACGGCACCGAGCGGGAGGTCCCGCTCGAGGACGTCGACGTCGGCGACCGGATGAAGGCTCGGCCCGGCGAGAAGATCCCGACCGACGGGGTCGTCGTCGAGGGACAGTCGGCCGTCGACGAGTCGATGGTCACCGGCGAGTCCGTCCCCGTCGAGAAGGGGGTCGATGACGAGGTGGTCGGCTCGACGATCAACGAGAACGGCGTGTTGACCGTCGAGGCGACGAAGGTCGGCTCGGACACGGCGCTTCAGCAGATCGTCCAGACGGTCAAGGAGGCCCAGTCCCGCCAGCCGGAGATTCAGAACCTCGCCGACCGGATCTCGGCGTACTTCGTCCCCGCGGTCATCGCCAACGCCCTGTTCTGGGGCACCGTCTGGTTCCTCTTCCCCGAGGCGCTGGCCGGCTTCGTCGACTGGCTCCCGCTGTGGGGACAGGTCGCCGGCGGACCGGCTCCGTCGGGCGGCTCCGTCTCGGTCTTCGAGTTCGCGATCGTCGTGTTCGCGTCGGCGGTGCTGATCGCCTGTCCCTGCGCGCTCGGACTGGCGACGCCCGCGGCGACGATGGTCGGAACGGCCATCGGCGCGCAGAACGGCGTCCTGTTCAAGGGCGGTGACGTCCTCGAGCGCGCGAAGGACGTCGACACGGTCGTCTTCGACAAGACCGGGACGCTCACGGAGGGCGAGATGGAGCTGACCGACGTCGTCGCCTTCGACGCGGCCGACCAACCGGTTCCCGACGGCGGGGCGGCAGCGGCCGACAGCGACTCCCCCGCCACACGCGACCGATTCACCGAGGACGACGTGCTCCGACTCGCTGCAGCGGCCGAGAGCGCCAGCGAACACCCGCTCGCTCGAGCCATCGTCGAAGGCGCCGAGGAACGCGGCCTCGCGGTGTCCGATCCCGAGTCCTTCGAAAACGTCCCCGGTCACGGCGTCCGAGCCACCGTCGACGGCGACGAGGTGCTCGTCGGGAATCGGAAGCTGCTCCGGGATAACGGAATCGACCCCGCACCCGCCGAGGAGACGATGGAGCGCCTCGAGAACGAGGGGAAGA from the Natronococcus sp. AD-5 genome contains:
- a CDS encoding AsnC family transcriptional regulator, producing the protein MRDLDETDMEILRLLGEDARRPFSDIAEQVGLSGPAVSDRVQRLQEAGVINRFTVDVDHSQLRAGVPVFVRLSGAIGSVDDLRDRIDGADAVEHVFVTADGELWFYARVQVGNVRQWLDGLVGDGDDGDDIDYAVTLIDEVEWHPSLDGTEFALTCAECGNTVDNEGESTSIDGQLYHFCCPSCLSRFEDRYARLEENA
- a CDS encoding FAD-dependent oxidoreductase: MNDTFVVIGGDAAGMSAASKAKREDPEREVIVFEKGEWVSYAACGMPYYVKGEVEELDDLVTVTPEEFREERDVDLRTGAEVVDIDPERETVTVETADETYEQSYDDLLVATGASAIEPPFEELGLEGVFTIHDMDEADAIVNYVSERDTETAAIVGGGYVGIEMAEALSARGVDVHLYEMLPHVLQPFGEAVAEVVEEHLREQGVELHLETAVSGFVGDERIDGVRLEDETVPADVAIVGVGVAPNVDLAEAAGIELGPTGAVATDEYGRTNYENVYAAGDNAEATHVVTGEPDHVPLALTANRAGRAIGQTVIGDPTLVGEIAGTAIVKAFDLGAARTGIIDEDRAREAGFDPVSVTISASTRAHYYPDGAELTVTLVADRESGRLLGGTVVGREGAKRIDTVATALTSGMTVSELQNADLAYAPPFSPVWDPILTAAKVLNGKLE
- a CDS encoding heavy metal translocating P-type ATPase — translated: MTQRTTRLEIQGMSCANCSQSITDALEGIDGVSEASINFATDEGSVEYDPGEVSLGEIYDAIDDAGYHAESATASIGIADMTCANCADTNEEALELVPGVIEAEANYATDEAQVEFNPADVSRSELYDTVEEAGYTPIRDDDGAEESDQERRDAARQEEIDKQLRLTLFGAALSAPFLLFLTDRFLLGGSVFPETVFGLEFEWIGFLLATPVQLVLGKPFYENSYKAIVKNGRANMDVLIALGSSTAYVYSVAVLLGLVAGETYFDTAALILVFITLGNYLEARSKGQAGDALRKLLEMEAETATIVDEDGTEREVPLEDVDVGDRMKARPGEKIPTDGVVVEGQSAVDESMVTGESVPVEKGVDDEVVGSTINENGVLTVEATKVGSDTALQQIVQTVKEAQSRQPEIQNLADRISAYFVPAVIANALFWGTVWFLFPEALAGFVDWLPLWGQVAGGPAPSGGSVSVFEFAIVVFASAVLIACPCALGLATPAATMVGTAIGAQNGVLFKGGDVLERAKDVDTVVFDKTGTLTEGEMELTDVVAFDAADQPVPDGGAAAADSDSPATRDRFTEDDVLRLAAAAESASEHPLARAIVEGAEERGLAVSDPESFENVPGHGVRATVDGDEVLVGNRKLLRDNGIDPAPAEETMERLENEGKTAMLVARVPAGTDEGDLAGVVADADTVKASAEEAVAALRERGIDVMMLTGDNERTARAVAERVGIDPEHVRAEVLPEDKSDAVEAIQAEGREAMMVGDGVNDAPALAVAHVGTAIGSGTDVAIEAADVTLMRDDPVDVVKAIRISDATLQKIKQNLVWALGYNTTLIPLASLGLLQPVLAAAAMAFSSVSVLSNSLLFRRYDPDHDYELLGFLR